Proteins from a genomic interval of Sphingobacterium lactis:
- the ligA gene encoding NAD-dependent DNA ligase LigA, giving the protein MSIAIQTKIDELTKELNTYNYQYYVLAQPAISDYDFDQKLKELEALEAQYPEYRDPNSPTLKVGGDITQKFNTVRHKWPMMSLGNTYNEQELKDFDNRVRKVIGDDVQYVAELKFDGLSISITYENGKLVRAVTRGDGTQGDEVTNNVKTIRSIPHQLRKGSFPDVFEIRGEIFMHKSAFLRLNKEREDNGDQTYANPRNFASGTIKLQDSSEVAKRPLDCFLYFLYCENRNKLFENHWHSIEEVKSWGFPVCEHTKLCNNIDEVLAFIHYWDDARHQLSYEIDGIVIKVNDYGQQEELGFTAKSPRWAISYKFKAERVETILKSISYQVGRTGAVTPVANLQPVLLAGTTVKRASLHNANEIARLDLHEGDTVYVEKGGEIIPKIIAANVEKRPAGATAIVYPTHCPECGTALVREEGEAVHYCPNQDGCRPQIVGKLQHFIGRKMMDVQGLGDETIVTFFKMGLISKISDLYTLKDREAELVGIERFGQKSIDNMLAGIEQSKQKPFEKVLFALGIRHIGETVARKLAQHFKNLEALKAASLEEILSVPDVGFRIAESIHDYLNDAEHWEELMKLKAMGLQFAIEEKEVVLAGDSLSGKTFLISGVFAEYSREELTALIESHGGRMLSGISAKLNFLVAGDKMGPSKLAKAEKLQVPIISESELLSMINK; this is encoded by the coding sequence ATGTCAATAGCTATTCAAACGAAAATAGACGAATTAACAAAAGAGCTGAATACATACAACTACCAGTATTATGTTTTGGCTCAACCCGCTATATCCGATTACGATTTTGACCAAAAACTAAAGGAACTGGAAGCCTTGGAGGCGCAGTATCCTGAGTACCGCGACCCGAACTCCCCTACCCTGAAAGTTGGTGGTGACATTACCCAGAAATTCAACACCGTCCGCCATAAATGGCCGATGATGTCCTTGGGCAACACCTACAACGAACAGGAGCTAAAGGATTTTGACAATCGGGTCCGCAAGGTCATTGGTGATGACGTGCAATACGTGGCGGAGCTCAAGTTTGATGGGCTATCGATATCCATTACCTATGAGAATGGGAAGTTGGTTCGTGCGGTTACCCGTGGTGATGGCACGCAGGGCGATGAGGTCACGAATAATGTGAAGACCATCCGTAGCATTCCGCATCAATTGCGCAAGGGCTCCTTTCCGGATGTTTTTGAAATCCGTGGGGAGATCTTTATGCATAAATCCGCATTCTTACGCTTAAACAAAGAGCGTGAGGACAATGGCGACCAAACGTATGCAAACCCACGGAACTTTGCTTCCGGCACGATTAAGTTGCAGGATTCCTCGGAGGTTGCCAAGCGTCCATTGGATTGCTTCCTCTATTTTCTGTATTGCGAAAATCGTAATAAGCTATTCGAGAACCATTGGCATAGTATCGAAGAGGTGAAGTCATGGGGCTTCCCTGTTTGTGAACATACCAAGCTCTGCAACAACATTGACGAGGTGTTGGCTTTCATCCATTATTGGGATGATGCCCGCCACCAGTTGAGCTATGAGATCGATGGAATCGTGATAAAAGTAAATGATTATGGACAGCAGGAAGAACTTGGCTTTACGGCAAAGTCTCCACGCTGGGCCATTTCCTATAAATTCAAGGCAGAACGGGTCGAGACCATCCTGAAGAGCATTTCCTACCAGGTCGGTCGGACCGGAGCAGTAACTCCTGTTGCGAATCTGCAGCCTGTCCTATTGGCGGGCACCACGGTAAAGCGTGCGTCACTGCACAATGCCAATGAGATTGCTCGGTTGGATCTCCATGAAGGCGATACGGTTTATGTAGAAAAGGGAGGAGAGATCATCCCGAAGATCATTGCTGCCAATGTGGAAAAGCGTCCTGCCGGTGCAACGGCAATTGTCTATCCGACCCATTGTCCGGAATGTGGCACTGCACTGGTTCGCGAAGAAGGGGAAGCGGTACACTACTGTCCAAACCAAGATGGATGCAGGCCACAGATCGTGGGCAAACTGCAGCATTTCATTGGTCGTAAGATGATGGATGTACAGGGACTCGGTGATGAAACCATTGTGACTTTTTTCAAAATGGGGTTGATCAGTAAGATTTCCGACCTCTATACGTTAAAGGATCGGGAAGCTGAATTGGTTGGCATCGAGCGTTTTGGACAGAAGTCCATCGACAATATGTTAGCGGGGATTGAGCAGTCCAAGCAGAAGCCATTTGAGAAAGTGCTTTTTGCATTGGGCATTCGCCACATCGGGGAAACCGTTGCCAGAAAACTGGCGCAGCATTTCAAGAACCTGGAGGCCCTGAAGGCCGCCAGTCTGGAAGAAATCCTTTCCGTACCGGATGTCGGCTTCCGGATCGCAGAGAGCATCCACGATTACCTGAACGATGCGGAGCATTGGGAAGAATTGATGAAGCTGAAAGCGATGGGTCTTCAATTTGCAATTGAAGAAAAAGAAGTGGTATTGGCTGGCGACAGCCTATCGGGCAAGACTTTCCTTATTTCGGGCGTATTTGCGGAATATTCACGGGAGGAATTGACGGCATTGATCGAATCGCATGGCGGCCGGATGCTGAGCGGAATCTCCGCAAAGTTGAACTTCCTGGTTGCAGGTGATAAGATGGGTCCGTCAAAATTGGCGAAGGCGGAGAAGCTACAGGTTCCGATTATTTCGGAGAGCGAGCTCCTGTCCATGATAAACAAATAA
- the dapA gene encoding 4-hydroxy-tetrahydrodipicolinate synthase: protein MNELQGAGVALVTPFNADGTVDYDTLGRLIDYQIEGGMDYLVSLGTTGETATLSAAERKQVWAFTSKHVNKRVPLVAGIGGNHTQEIVEQIKAFDVLDYVAILSVSPYYNKPTQEGIYQHYKAIAEASKLPIILYNVPGRTGSNILPATTIRLAKDFKNIVATKEASGSFAQFSEILRDKPEDFLLISGDDPITLPMMAMGAAGIISVVANAYPNKVSALSHLCQEGNFTEARSIHLELLKAIDLCFIEGNPAGVKYIMKQKGLGEDHLRLPLVPVGKATQDAINAEIQLLG, encoded by the coding sequence ATGAACGAGCTTCAAGGTGCTGGCGTTGCTTTGGTAACTCCATTCAATGCAGATGGCACAGTAGATTATGACACATTGGGAAGATTAATTGATTACCAAATTGAAGGTGGCATGGATTACCTGGTTTCCTTGGGAACAACGGGTGAGACCGCTACCCTATCGGCTGCTGAGCGAAAGCAGGTTTGGGCATTTACTTCGAAGCATGTCAATAAGCGTGTACCTTTGGTTGCAGGAATCGGTGGCAACCATACCCAGGAGATCGTGGAGCAGATCAAGGCATTTGATGTCTTGGATTATGTGGCTATCCTGAGTGTATCCCCTTATTACAACAAGCCTACACAGGAAGGTATCTACCAACATTACAAGGCCATTGCGGAAGCCTCCAAGCTACCTATCATCCTGTACAATGTACCAGGCCGTACAGGCAGCAATATTTTGCCGGCTACGACGATCCGCTTGGCGAAGGATTTTAAAAACATCGTAGCAACGAAAGAAGCATCGGGAAGCTTTGCTCAATTCAGCGAGATTTTACGGGACAAGCCTGAGGACTTCCTGTTGATTTCCGGAGATGACCCGATTACCCTACCGATGATGGCCATGGGTGCCGCTGGAATTATCTCTGTCGTGGCAAATGCCTATCCGAATAAGGTTTCCGCATTGTCGCACCTGTGCCAGGAAGGAAATTTTACCGAAGCACGATCCATCCATCTGGAGCTGCTCAAGGCTATTGACCTTTGCTTTATCGAAGGAAACCCTGCCGGTGTCAAGTATATCATGAAGCAGAAAGGATTGGGTGAAGACCATCTTCGCTTACCATTGGTTCCAGTCGGAAAAGCTACGCAGGATGCCATCAATGCCGAAATTCAGCTACTAGGCTAA
- a CDS encoding O-acetylhomoserine aminocarboxypropyltransferase/cysteine synthase family protein: MADNKNLKFETLQVHAGQEVDPTTGSRALPIYQTSSYVFENAEHGANLFALKQFGNIYTRIMNPTTDVFEKRIAALEGGVAAVAVASGQAAQFIALTNILEAGDNFVSGANLYGGTYNQFKVSFKRLGIEARFAEDTDADKIEALIDDKTKAIYVETIGNPSYNIPDFDRIASVAKKHDLPLIVDNTFGAGGYLFKPLEHGANVVVESATKWIGGHGTSIGGVIIDGGNYNWGNGKFKQFSEPSEGYHGLVFSDVFGENGPFGNIQFAIRARVEGLRDFGPALSPFNSFLLVQGLETLSLRVQRHVDNTLEIAQWLEAHPQVEQVSYPGLKSHPYHQNAQKYLKNGYGAVLSFTVKGGVEKANEFIDSLELISHLANVGDAKSLIIHPAATTHQQLSAEDQRKAGVAPGQLRLSVGIEHIDDIKADLTQAFEKIK, encoded by the coding sequence ATGGCAGATAATAAAAACCTAAAATTCGAAACTTTACAAGTGCACGCAGGCCAGGAAGTTGATCCAACTACCGGTTCACGCGCATTGCCAATATACCAGACATCATCTTACGTTTTCGAGAATGCGGAACACGGCGCAAACCTGTTTGCACTGAAGCAATTCGGAAATATCTATACCCGGATCATGAATCCCACGACAGACGTTTTTGAGAAACGCATTGCTGCCCTTGAAGGTGGTGTTGCTGCTGTCGCAGTCGCTTCCGGTCAGGCTGCACAATTCATTGCCTTGACCAACATTTTGGAGGCGGGTGACAACTTCGTTTCCGGAGCCAATCTGTACGGTGGTACCTACAATCAATTCAAGGTATCCTTTAAGCGCCTTGGCATTGAAGCGCGATTTGCAGAAGATACGGATGCGGATAAGATCGAAGCGTTGATCGATGACAAGACCAAAGCAATCTATGTAGAAACGATCGGTAATCCGAGCTACAACATTCCAGATTTTGACCGGATTGCTTCCGTTGCAAAGAAACATGACCTGCCTTTGATCGTCGACAATACCTTCGGCGCGGGCGGTTACCTCTTCAAACCATTGGAGCATGGAGCCAATGTTGTCGTGGAGTCGGCAACGAAATGGATCGGTGGTCATGGTACCAGCATCGGTGGTGTGATCATCGACGGTGGAAACTACAACTGGGGCAACGGTAAATTCAAACAGTTCTCAGAACCTTCCGAAGGGTACCATGGCTTGGTATTCTCGGATGTATTCGGCGAGAATGGTCCTTTCGGCAATATCCAATTCGCTATCCGTGCGCGGGTTGAAGGGCTTCGCGATTTTGGCCCTGCCCTATCGCCTTTTAACTCCTTCCTGTTGGTTCAGGGATTGGAAACCCTTTCCCTTCGTGTTCAGCGCCATGTCGACAACACGCTGGAGATTGCCCAATGGTTGGAAGCACATCCACAAGTGGAACAAGTGAGCTATCCTGGATTGAAAAGCCACCCATACCATCAGAATGCACAGAAATACCTGAAGAATGGTTACGGCGCAGTGCTTTCCTTCACCGTGAAAGGCGGTGTTGAAAAAGCCAATGAGTTTATCGATTCCTTGGAATTGATTTCCCATTTGGCGAATGTCGGAGATGCCAAATCCTTGATAATCCACCCTGCAGCTACCACGCACCAGCAATTGAGTGCCGAAGATCAGCGTAAAGCAGGCGTTGCGCCAGGACAGTTGCGCCTATCCGTAGGTATTGAACATATAGACGATATCAAAGCCGATTTGACACAGGCTTTTGAAAAGATAAAATAG
- a CDS encoding homoserine O-acetyltransferase family protein, which yields MSAKTFEYAGEFTLENGKTLPQLQIAYHSYGEMNADKSNVIWVCHALTANSDVFDWWPGLFGEGELFNDKDYFIVCANVLGSHYGTTNPLSVNPETNTPYYLDFPAFTIRDIVAAHQLLADHLGVTSINTLIGGSLGGQQSLEWAAANTIKIHNLIAIGTNAFFSPWGIAFNESQRLAIAADASFQEKRADGGQNGLKAARSMALLSYRTYNAYGTTQVESDPEKTDAYKASSYQSYQGDKLVKRFNAFSYWYLTKAMDSHHLGRGRGQVEQVLANIKGINTLVVGIPSDVLFPPQEQEFIAQHIPNAEYYELHSFFGHDGFLIETKTLTGVIGDFLERHNTSTENQLNLIKQ from the coding sequence ATGAGTGCAAAAACTTTTGAATATGCCGGTGAATTCACCCTGGAAAATGGCAAGACGCTGCCCCAGCTGCAGATTGCCTACCACTCCTATGGTGAAATGAACGCCGATAAATCCAATGTGATATGGGTCTGCCACGCATTGACAGCCAATTCGGATGTCTTCGATTGGTGGCCGGGACTTTTTGGTGAGGGTGAACTCTTCAACGATAAGGACTATTTTATAGTCTGCGCCAATGTCCTGGGTTCCCATTACGGAACAACCAATCCATTGTCGGTCAATCCGGAGACGAACACCCCTTATTATTTGGACTTTCCGGCCTTTACCATCCGCGATATTGTTGCGGCACACCAGCTATTGGCAGATCATTTGGGCGTAACTTCCATCAACACGCTAATTGGAGGTTCCCTTGGGGGCCAGCAATCCTTGGAATGGGCAGCCGCCAACACGATAAAAATCCATAATCTAATTGCTATCGGCACGAATGCTTTCTTTTCGCCATGGGGGATTGCATTCAACGAAAGCCAACGGTTAGCTATTGCAGCTGATGCCTCCTTTCAGGAGAAAAGAGCTGACGGGGGGCAAAATGGATTGAAAGCGGCCCGCAGTATGGCCTTGCTTTCCTACCGGACGTACAATGCCTACGGGACGACGCAGGTAGAATCGGATCCGGAGAAAACGGATGCTTACAAGGCATCCTCCTACCAGTCCTATCAAGGGGATAAACTGGTGAAGCGTTTCAATGCGTTCAGCTATTGGTACTTGACCAAAGCGATGGATAGCCATCACCTGGGCCGCGGGAGAGGCCAGGTGGAGCAGGTACTTGCAAACATCAAGGGGATTAACACCTTGGTGGTCGGCATCCCTTCGGATGTACTGTTCCCGCCGCAGGAACAGGAATTCATCGCACAGCATATTCCAAATGCGGAATACTACGAACTCCACTCTTTCTTTGGACATGATGGCTTCCTGATCGAAACGAAGACATTGACCGGCGTGATCGGGGACTTCCTGGAAAGACATAACACAAGCACAGAAAATCAATTAAATTTAATAAAGCAATAA
- a CDS encoding homoserine dehydrogenase, producing MSKKLTIGMFGFGVVGQGLYDIIKTKNLNLEIKKFVIKNADKKRTLPAELFTTDPNAILDDPEINTVVELIDDAEAAFEITKRALTSGKNVVSANKKMIATHLEELINIQNQHGTSLLYEGAVCGSIPIIRNLEEYYDNELLHSVSGIFNGSSNYILSKIFNENQNYDVALKKAQDLGFAETDPTLDVGGFDPKFKLAIVASHAYGIYINPDEILNLGIDKLGNADIRYAREKNFKIKLIPLAKEIENHRVVLYVLPKFIGKDHILANVENEYNGVLVKAAFADEQFFLGKGAGGHPTGSAVLSDITALRYDYKYEYKKHLESQQVTYSTDYTFKVYFRYEDEDVLENIQFSSISERFYSDDHKYVIGTINLQEIIDKRDLIHQDGNFLAEIL from the coding sequence ATGAGTAAGAAACTTACCATCGGGATGTTTGGATTTGGTGTGGTGGGACAAGGTTTATACGATATCATAAAAACAAAGAACCTCAACCTGGAAATAAAGAAATTTGTCATTAAGAATGCCGACAAGAAAAGGACACTCCCTGCAGAGCTGTTCACCACGGATCCCAACGCGATTCTGGACGATCCAGAAATCAATACCGTTGTGGAACTTATTGACGATGCCGAAGCGGCATTTGAGATCACTAAGCGAGCACTGACTTCCGGCAAGAATGTGGTTTCCGCGAACAAGAAAATGATTGCGACGCACCTGGAGGAGCTCATCAACATCCAGAACCAACACGGTACATCCCTATTGTACGAAGGTGCGGTATGCGGCAGTATTCCGATCATCCGTAACCTGGAGGAATACTACGATAACGAACTCCTGCATTCGGTAAGCGGCATTTTCAACGGTTCTTCCAACTATATCCTTTCCAAGATCTTCAACGAGAACCAGAACTATGATGTCGCATTGAAGAAAGCTCAGGATCTAGGTTTTGCCGAAACTGATCCAACGTTGGACGTGGGTGGATTCGATCCGAAATTCAAACTGGCCATCGTAGCTTCCCATGCTTATGGCATTTATATCAACCCAGATGAGATATTGAACCTCGGTATCGACAAATTGGGCAATGCGGATATCCGTTATGCGCGCGAGAAGAACTTTAAGATCAAATTGATCCCTTTGGCGAAGGAAATCGAGAACCACCGCGTGGTACTATATGTCCTTCCTAAATTTATCGGCAAGGATCACATCTTGGCGAATGTTGAAAATGAGTACAATGGTGTATTGGTAAAAGCGGCCTTTGCGGATGAGCAATTCTTCCTGGGCAAGGGTGCCGGCGGCCATCCAACCGGATCTGCTGTACTTTCCGATATCACGGCCCTTCGCTACGATTATAAATACGAATATAAGAAGCACCTGGAAAGCCAGCAGGTGACCTATTCAACAGATTACACCTTTAAGGTGTATTTCAGATATGAAGATGAAGACGTATTGGAAAACATCCAATTCAGCAGCATCTCGGAACGCTTCTACAGTGATGACCACAAATATGTGATCGGTACGATCAATCTTCAGGAAATCATTGACAAGCGTGATCTTATCCATCAGGACGGAAACTTCCTGGCGGAAATCTTGTAA
- a CDS encoding sigma-54-dependent transcriptional regulator: MTTVLIIDDERPIRSSLRDILEYEDYKVLDVDNGEDGLKILQKEKIDLVLCDIKMNKMDGMEVLTAAKEFTDIPFIMISGHGTIETAVEAARKGAFDFLEKPLDLNRLLITVRNALEKGSLVKETKVLKRRISKTKEILGDSSGISLIKDTIDKVAPTEARVLITGANGAGKELVARWLHEKSSRSGSTLVEVNCAAIPSELIESELFGHEKGSFTSAVKQRIGKFEQANNGTLFLDEIGDMSLSAQAKVLRALQENKITRVGGEKEIDVNVRVIAATNKDLLKEIEDGNFRMDLYHRLSVILIHVPSLAERKDDIPTLANAFCEEICAEYSIPVKAFTPDAMKALQHLPWTGNIRELRNMIERLIILCDKKITEDDVLTFANPGGPATATSLTGSTEPGFDMEQFTSFQDFKDYSECEFIKYKLEKNNWNVSKTADDLDIQRSHLYSKIEKFGLKRD; the protein is encoded by the coding sequence ATGACAACAGTATTAATAATTGATGATGAACGCCCCATCCGTAGTTCGTTACGCGATATTTTAGAATATGAAGATTATAAAGTATTAGACGTCGATAACGGAGAAGATGGGTTAAAAATATTACAGAAAGAAAAGATCGATCTTGTCCTTTGCGATATCAAAATGAACAAGATGGACGGTATGGAGGTCCTGACTGCCGCGAAGGAGTTTACGGATATTCCATTTATCATGATCTCCGGACACGGAACCATTGAGACGGCCGTTGAAGCAGCCCGTAAAGGTGCATTCGACTTTTTGGAGAAACCCCTGGATCTGAACCGACTCCTTATCACCGTGCGCAATGCCCTGGAAAAAGGATCCTTAGTTAAGGAAACCAAGGTGCTGAAACGCCGGATTTCCAAAACAAAGGAAATCTTGGGTGATTCATCAGGAATCTCCTTGATCAAGGATACCATCGATAAAGTCGCACCTACCGAAGCACGTGTGCTGATTACCGGAGCAAACGGTGCAGGTAAGGAACTTGTAGCACGTTGGTTGCATGAGAAATCAAGCAGATCAGGATCCACCTTAGTGGAAGTAAACTGTGCGGCTATTCCTTCGGAATTGATCGAATCGGAATTGTTCGGCCATGAAAAAGGATCTTTTACATCCGCTGTGAAACAACGGATCGGTAAATTTGAGCAAGCCAATAACGGTACGCTATTCTTGGATGAGATCGGTGATATGAGCCTTTCCGCCCAAGCAAAGGTGTTGCGTGCGTTGCAGGAAAACAAAATTACCCGCGTTGGGGGAGAGAAGGAAATCGATGTCAATGTGCGCGTGATTGCGGCAACGAACAAAGATCTATTGAAAGAGATTGAGGATGGTAACTTCCGTATGGACTTGTACCACCGCCTTAGCGTAATCCTTATCCATGTGCCTTCCTTAGCTGAGCGTAAGGATGATATTCCTACGTTGGCCAATGCGTTCTGTGAAGAAATCTGCGCGGAATACAGTATCCCTGTAAAAGCTTTTACACCCGATGCGATGAAGGCTTTGCAACATCTGCCATGGACGGGTAATATCCGTGAACTGCGCAACATGATCGAGCGTTTGATCATCCTTTGTGATAAAAAGATCACGGAAGATGATGTGTTGACCTTTGCCAATCCGGGAGGTCCTGCTACGGCAACATCACTTACCGGAAGTACAGAGCCTGGATTTGATATGGAGCAATTTACCTCGTTCCAAGATTTTAAAGATTACTCCGAATGTGAGTTCATCAAATATAAGTTGGAGAAGAACAATTGGAATGTATCCAAAACAGCTGATGACTTGGATATCCAACGAAGTCACTTATACAGTAAGATCGAGAAGTTCGGTCTGAAGAGAGATTAA